From Debaryomyces hansenii CBS767 chromosome C complete sequence, a single genomic window includes:
- a CDS encoding DEHA2C01980p (similar to CA2105|IPF10711 Candida albicans IPF10711) encodes MLSEILITKLLESENAENSNLIEILGNIKPSKSANTSITSIVRGLFTKNKKLLSSLNNVSIELANNSGNSIQLFKNFVNDFIIWLEEDGVVLFEKYLSQISNPENSLESSSPEGSICFGKPIMNCLNYIKFINESLLILRNPFIVDKLSLLKERLAELIDSYHTFLEVKYLNNISFNDVKLFCETDKANTVSKSKSFAKVSSFFKMDQIVERSKNESFFIVKDEIKLANIELMLLNLSGSSYNSLALLSVPTNQDLPRSLMYPPFRVNELSIVYIKSMNQILLKSINFSSKHSSNSVTISCEDPRLLYVWYKKLERIFPSEESDSPISQYFLINANNESNDIRMSGLGINVLSDCQHKQEINPRGSFGIRHSKNNIQANPIFNSIGNGKHASNVDTHNPASEDSLAEVQKPFNPPVMNKTRKSSSSSIKSADSTEAIKFQYDRSLNIINENLSKVNCNIGSDMENADPTTQYIKPVKRNFVSATDSLYVLENENRPISSQAEIGFTTPDLRDVPKEEVDTHANNSDISESYQYQANHKFSSVPDLSNTEPKNKLYQLSSGSAIDITNFGKNHNPSFSVEYGLSGMSALGINQNESSEDIVKMETTLKQKRKSIFGLFKKSSKSQMHSTDSIDKTSNVESQSDNSSAKKEMPTTSESVSNHKGLRIETNISIDTEDPLSSVSDKSFSQTPKSALPSPFALPSSTSMYFFKQYKNGSSATINGQSQEHLSDQVIEDEEDLVIPQNLKDVINDDKSIDFYISPCSPEAMKISKWKQKYGKWEMITLHQNLFIKIVVNYDSNKSWLIIFKEVYDQEYNEVIDKPVLLMEINAKATSIRQSSALDLQINAVNAISSKKLLIMIRCKSGNLSNAISTNLDNVLGVLSNIGKPQKFASSNVSLSSSLMDMKDKPSNSSTLTSLNSSLNNESNKQSAQLPAAKSFFSLNSADITNSNVLSNPDNSKFLLLNQMTIRLQKQLESYNSINNPSSWKILSMYTLSVYMISDNFTNKNYYNLVLSGPSEDALDYNWLICEEDKFNRIERIGKAGLLIRATEDDIYMIECRGKKEFNALFEIF; translated from the coding sequence ATGCTTTCAGAAATCTTAATAACAAAACTTCTTGAATCTGAAAATGCTGAGAATAGCAACTTGATTGAGATATTGGGAAATATTAAGCCTTCGAAATCAGCCAACACTTCCATTACATCCATAGTTAGAGGTTTATTCaccaagaacaagaaattgctatcttcattaaataatgtttCAATCGAGTTGGCTAATAATAGTGGAAACTCGattcaattatttaaaaatttcgTTAATGACTTTATAATATGGCTTGAAGAAGATGGGGTGGTGCTATTcgagaaatatttatccCAGATTTCTAATCCAGAAAATTCTCTTGAATCCTCGTCACCTGAAGGCTCAATATGCTTCGGTAAACCGATCATGAATTGcttaaattatattaagTTTATAAATGAATCTCTCCTCATATTAAGAAATCCATTCATTGTCGATAAATTGTCTCTTTTGAAAGAAAGATTGGCTGAACTAATTGACAGCTACCACACATTTTTGGaggtgaaatatttgaataatataagCTTTAATGATGTGAAATTATTCTGTGAAACCGACAAAGCTAACACAGTGTCTAAGTCCAAAAGCTTTGCAAAAGTATCCAGTTTTTTTAAGATGGACCAGATAGTCGAAAGATCTAAAAATGAAAGTTTCTTCATAGttaaagatgaaattaagtTGGCAAATATTGAGTTAATGCTTTTGAACTTATCAGGAAGTAGTTACAATTCTTTAGCGCTCTTATCAGTTCCTACCAACCAAGACTTACCTAGGTCTTTAATGTACCCTCCATTCAGAGTCAACGAACTTTCCATTGTTTACATAAAGTCAATGAATCAGATTTTGTTGAAGTCTATTAATTTCTCATCAAAGCATAGCTCAAACTCAGTGACAATCAGTTGTGAGGATCCTAGATTATTGTACGTGTGGTACAAGAAATTGGAACGTATCTTCCCGCTGGAGGAAAGTGATTCTCCAATAAGtcaatattttttgatCAACGCGAATAACGAGTCAAACGATATAAGAATGTCAGGTCTAGGTATTAACGTGCTATCAGACTGTCAGCATAAACAAGAGATTAATCCAAGAGGAAGCTTTGGTATAAGAcattcaaaaaataatatacaagCCAATCCTATATTCAACTCAATTGGAAATGGCAAACATGCTTCGAACGTTGATACCCACAACCCTGCTTCTGAAGATTCTTTGGCAGAAGTACAAAAACCGTTCAATCCACCGGTCATGAATAAGACAAGAAAATCGTCAAGTTCATCCATAAAATCAGCTGATTCAACGGAAGCAATTAAATTTCAGTATGACCGCTCgttgaatattataaatgaGAACCTATCTAAAGTAAATTGCAACATAGGCAGTGACATGGAGAACGCCGACCCTACTACTCAATATATCAAGCCTGTGAAACGCAATTTCGTCAGTGCAACCGATAGTTTGTATGTACTCGAGAACGAAAATAGGCCAATATCATCGCAGGCTGAAATTGGCTTCACAACACCAGATCTTAGAGATGTGCCTAAAGAGGAAGTTGATACTCATGCAAATAATTCCGACATATCTGAaagttatcaatatcaagcTAACcataaattttcatcagTTCCAGATTTATCTAACACCGAACCGAAAAACAAATTATACCAGTTATCATCTGGTTCAGCTATTGACATAACGAATTTTGGCAAGAATCATAATCCTTCATTCAGTGTGGAATATGGACTTTCAGGTATGAGTGCGTTAGGAATAAACCAAAATGAAAGTTCGGAAGATATTGTCAAGATGGAGACAACTTTAAAGCAGAAGAGAAAATCCATATTCGGTCTCTTTAAGAAATCATCTAAGCTGCAGATGCACTCAACTGATTCCATTGATAAAACGAGCAACGTGGAATCGCAGCTGGACAATTCGAGTGCTAAAAAGGAAATGCCAACCACGAGCGAAAGTGTAAGTAATCACAAGGGCTTAAGAATTGAGACCAACATATCAATAGATACGGAGGATCCATTGTCACTGGTATCCGATAAGTCATTTTCACAGACCCCAAAGTCTGCCTTACCATCACCATTTGCCTTACCATCATCAACATCCATGTATTTTTTCAAGCAATATAAAAATGGATCAAGCGCAACTATCAACGGTCAATCGCAAGAACATCTACTGGATCAAGTAATTGAGgacgaagaagatttagTCATACctcaaaatttgaaagatgtcATCAATGATGATAAGTCAATTGACTTTTATATTTCACCTTGTTCTCCTGAAGCAATGAAGATATCTAAATGGAAGCAGAAGTACGGTAAGTGGGAAATGATAACGCTTCATCAGAATTTGTTCATAAAAATCGTTGTTAACTACGACCTGAATAAAAGCTGgttaattatttttaagGAAGTCTATGATCAGGAGTataatgaagttattgatAAACCAGTATTATTAATGGAAATAAATGCGAAAGCCACGTCTATTAGACAGTCGTCTGCATTAGATTTACAAATTAATGCTGTGAATGCTATCAGTTCcaagaagttattgattatgattAGATGTAAAAGTGGAAACTTATCAAATGCAATCAGTACTAATCTAGATAATGTTTTGGGGGTTCTCAGTAATATTGGGAAACCCCAAAAATTTGCATCTTCCAATGTTAgtttatcatcatcacttATGGACATGAAGGATAAACCTAgtaattcatcaacattGACTAGCCTAAACTCCTCTTTAAACAACGAATCTAATAAGCAGTCTGCACAATTACCAGCTGCAAAATCgtttttttcattaaattcgGCAGATATCACAAATTCTAATGTTTTGAGTAATCCGGACAATTCTAAATTCcttttattaaatcaaatgaCGATCAGGTTACAAAAACAATTAGAGTCATATAACCTGATTAATAATCCATCGTCATGGAAAATCTTGTCAATGTACACCCTAAGTGTGTACATGATATCTGACAATTTTACAAACAAAAACTACTATAATTTGGTTCTTTCTGGTCCACTGGAGGATGCTCTCGATTACAATTGGTTAATTTGTGAGGAGGACAAGTTCAATCGTATTGAGAGAATAGGGAAAGCCGGCTTATTAATTAGAGCAACAGAAGATGACATATATATGATAGAATGCAGAGGCAAGAAGGAATTCAATGCCTTGTtcgaaatattttaa
- a CDS encoding DEHA2C02002p (weakly similar to uniprot|P53220 Saccharomyces cerevisiae YGR033C FMP17) has product MSHLASEYNSLFDNINMKSISTLGICLRASQDLAKTRPISLLSTRSFANLTQGTSTYHSLSIRSIRHNRLEARYTNILNRNILPYKNYSTGTAPPPPPPPPPPHDKNAKGKFLFNRIGRAFTFSLSSVIVLGATCISVLVVYLILSELFLPSGDTRTFNKAVRMLESNELAHEALGFKKGQRVKAHGEQHADKWARNRPAQSVRTRGADGKDYLFMKFQVESPSGKYGTVTLEQVDRTFWSSEFLYIALDMPGNKRIYIKEPKFQSKKYVPKVGSLASNDGFLGLKWGPKKDD; this is encoded by the coding sequence ATGTCCCATTTAGCTAGCGAATACAACAGtctatttgataatattaatatgaAATCGATATCAACGTTGGGTATATGCTTGAGAGCATCCCAAGATTTGGCCAAGACTAGGCCAATTTCTCTTTTGTCAACAAGATCCTTTGCAAATCTCACTCAAGGTACTTCAACTTACCACTCACTTAGCATACGGTCAATTAGACACAATAGGTTGGAAGCCAgatatacaaatattttgaaccGTAACATACTTCCATACAAGAATTATTCTACTGGTACAGCcccaccaccaccacctcctcctcctcctccACATGATAAAAATGCTAAAGGAAAATTCCTTTTTAACAGAATTGGTAGAGCATTcacattttcattatcatctgTCATTGTACTTGGAGCTACATGTATATCTGTCTTGGTGGtttatttgattctttCTGAATTGTTTCTTCCTTCTGGAGATACGAGAACGTTTAACAAGGCCGTCAGAATGTTAGAAAGTAATGAGTTAGCACACGAAGCATTGGGTTTCAAAAAGGGTCAAAGAGTCAAAGCGCATGGTGAACAACATGCCGATAAGTGGGCCCGTAACAGACCCGCTCAATCGGTAAGAACTAGAGGCGCTGATGGGAAGGACTACTTATTCATGAAGTTTCAGGTTGAATCTCCTAGTGGAAAGTACGGTACTGTTACACTTGAGCAAGTCGATAGAACTTTTTGGAGTTCTGAGTTTTTGTATATTGCATTAGATATGCCTGGCAATAAGAGAATTTACATTAAAGAACCCAAATTTCAATCTAAGAAATATGTTCCTAAGGTTGGAAGTCTCGCTAGTAATGATGGCTTTTTAGGACTTAAATGGGGCCCAAAGAAAGACGATTAG
- a CDS encoding 60S ribosomal protein L26 (highly similar to uniprot|P53221 Saccharomyces cerevisiae YGR034W RPL26B Protein component of the large (60S) ribosomal subunit), protein MAKISQDVSSSRSKARKAHFSSSSVERRALMSAPLSKELREQYKIKSIPIRQNDEVLVVRGSKKGSEGKISSVYRLKFSIQLEKLQKEKSNGASVPINIHPSKVVITKLHLDKDRKSLIQRKGGNAE, encoded by the exons ATGGCCAAGATCAGTCAAG ACGTTTCTTCTTCCCGTTCTAAAGCTAGAAAGGCTCACTTCTCTTCCTCTTCTGTTGAAAGAAGAGCTTTGATGTCAGCTCCATTATCTAAGGAATTAAGAGAACAATACAAGATCAAATCTATCCCAATCAGACAAAATGACGAAGTCTTAGTTGTCAGAGGTTCCAAGAAGGGTTCCGAAGGTAAGATCTCTTCTGTCTACAGATTGAAATTCTCCATCcaattggaaaaattacaaaagGAAAAGTCCAACGGTGCTTCTGTCCCAATCAACATTCACCCATCTAAGGTTGTTATCACCAAATTACACTTAGATAAAGATAGAAAGTCTTTAATCCAAAGAAAGGGTGGTAACGcagaataa
- a CDS encoding DEHA2C02068p (similar to uniprot|Q75CV1 Ashbya gossypii ACL185C) → MSSPMGRTEDDSELFNGFGSAPLQRNASSGKRNQRWSFHDNLRPNLVELPSAAGALGQRRMSDITGIDGVHAEIDPYHISPAQLYSTESGRLFHAGKICIALAGLPGRGKTHLSVSLTRYLRWLGVKTHSFHLGNYRRANAEDDLRHDLFVPTPDNPKAHEFRQKIVNECLNDMLNFFKNDKGQVAIYDAVNALPEYRFELHKKFTELNIQIIFVESSVTNDAIIMKNMEEAARSSPDYQNWSYEQAYKDYSERIKVLTPFYQEMGEDDDKNKLSYIKFINFGDRIEMHNSNYGYLINKVVFFLMNSRIKSGSVFFARCYKNSLDYSYDPPLDEAGIQYSKNLTETLTEYLKEQGKTYFDDEDKSGPGSSARPQVSRELSVDERHPAAGVDGVDDNSFVVWTSVKTRTIESTQFFAEKDINIRHRIQLSQKNPGIVGNMNTEEIAEKFPTEYEQFLKDPYHHRFSRAESYHDLAIKIEPLILEMERMSGDILIIADDTVLKVFYGYLMSCSCYDIPSLHFSTDDIIEIKFNAYSNSSKRIEIKDFS, encoded by the coding sequence ATGTCATCCCCAATGGGCCGTACGGAGGACGACAGTGAGTTGTTTAATGGGTTTGGATCTGCACCCTTACAAAGAAATGCAAGCTCTGGGAAGAGAAATCAAAGGTGGTCGTTTCATGATAATTTAAGACCGAACTTAGTAGAGTTGCCATCAGCAGCAGGTGCTTTAGgacaaagaagaatgaGTGATATTACTGGAATCGATGGTGTTCATGCCGAAATCGATCCTTATCATATATCACCGGCACAATTATATTCCACTGAATCAGGCAGATTATTCCATGCGGGCAAAATATGTATTGCATTAGCAGGTTTACCGGGAAGAGGTAAAACGCATTTGTCAGTCTCGTTGACTAGGTATTTGCGTTGGTTAGGTGTGAAAACACACCTGTTCCATTTGGGTAATTATAGAAGAGCGAACGCCGAAGATGACTTGCGTCATGATTTGTTTGTGCCTACACCTGATAATCCCAAAGCTCATGAATTCCGTCAAAAGATCGTAAACGAATGTCTTAATGATatgttgaattttttcaagaatgaCAAAGGACAGGTTGCTATTTACGATGCGGTTAATGCATTACCGGAGTATAGATTTGAGTTACATAAGAAGTTTACTGAGTTGAACATTCAGATTATATTCGTAGAATCTTCAGTGACTAACGATGCGATAattatgaagaatatggAAGAAGCAGCAAGATCTTCGCCGGATTACCAGAATTGGAGCTACGAGCAGGCGTATAAGGATTATAGCGAGAGAATCAAGGTTTTGACTCCATTTTATCAGGAAATGGGTGAAGACGAcgataaaaataaattgtcttatattaaattcatcaattttggCGATAGAATAGAAATGCACAATTCTAATTATGGATATCTAATCAACAAGGTTGTTTTCTTTCtaatgaattcaagaatCAAACTGGGTTCTGTTTTCTTTGCACGTTGCTACAAGAATTCATTAGACTACTCGTATGACCCTCCATTAGATGAAGCAGGCATTCAATACTCAAAAAACCTCACGGAAACCTTAACAGAATATTTGAAGGAACAAGGAAAAACATACtttgatgacgaagataaGAGTGGTCCAGGCAGCTCGGCTAGACCGCAAGTTAGCAGAGAGTTGTCTGTGGATGAAAGACACCCTGCAGCTGGTGTCGACGGTGTTGATGACAATTCTTTTGTCGTATGGACATCTGTCAAAACAAGAACTATCGAATCTACTCAATTTTTTGCCGAAAAGGATATCAACATCAGGCACAGAATTCAGCTATCACAGAAGAACCCAGGAATTGTTGGAAATATGAATACCGAAGAAATCGCCGAGAAGTTTCCAACAGAATAtgaacaatttttgaaagacCCATATCATCATAGATTTTCGAGGGCAGAGCTGTATCATGATTTAGCGATCAAGATAGAACCCTTGATTTTAGAAATGGAAAGAATGAGCGGTGACATCTTGATAATTGCCGATGATACTGTTTTAAAAGTATTTTACGGGTATTTAATGTCTTGCTCCTGCTACGATATTCCATCTTTACACTTTTCAACTGATgacattattgaaataaaatttaatgCATATTCGAACTCTTCTAAacgaattgaaattaaagacTTCAGTTAG
- a CDS encoding DEHA2C02090p (similar to uniprot|P46984 Saccharomyces cerevisiae YJL184W GON7) has product MLDPLVPTAVYKAPDFTEGQKFHPGEGPHTTNGKTTQISDIVIKAGGEDRDKPSDAKDTQLGQLRAKLTTLQDQLNIFLTKRMDHEKSRSQEEKDLERQVLDEGVDDDSD; this is encoded by the coding sequence ATGTTAGATCCGTTGGTGCCTACGGCTGTTTATAAAGCTCCTGATTTCACTGAAGGACAGAAGTTTCATCCTGGTGAAGGTCCTCATACAACGAATGGGAAGACTACCCAAATTTCAGATATTGTAATAAAAGCTGGTGGTGAAGACAGAGACAAACCAAGCGATGCTAAAGACACACAATTAGGACAATTGAGAGCAAAATTAACCACTTTGCAAgatcaattaaatattttcttaaCTAAAAGAATGGATCACGAGAAAAGTAGATCGCAAGAAGAGAAGGATTTGGAAAGACAGGTCTTAGACGAAGGAGTTGATGACGATAGTGATTAG
- a CDS encoding DEHA2C02112p (similar to uniprot|P46988 Saccharomyces cerevisiae YJL179W PFD1 Subunit of heterohexameric prefoldin), with amino-acid sequence MSMNPEALQKLLIEMDNQLNVSRAELSMCNLQLDRVNTNLNLIQSTNKSLNKVCNTKNNEAVWQGIGKAFVKNDVNSYLKEMAQDEKEFNESKENLSKKKNYLETTLDKTLENMTQIVGNVKK; translated from the coding sequence ATGTCTATGAATCCTGAAGCTTTACAGAAACTTTTGATTGAAATGGACAATCAATTAAACGTTTCCAGAGCAGAATTATCCATGTGTAATCTACAATTGGATAGGGTTAATACAAACTTAAATCTCATTCAACTGactaataaatcattaaataaagtATGCAATacaaagaataatgaagcAGTGTGGCAGGGTATTGGTAAAGCTTTTGTTAAAAATGATGTGAATTCTtacttgaaagaaatgGCTCAAGACGAGAAGGAATTTAATGAAAGCAAGGAGAACTTATctaaaaagaagaattactTAGAGACAACTTTAGACAAGACTCTTGAAAACATGACCCAAATTGTTGGAAACGTGAAAAAATAG
- a CDS encoding DEHA2C02134p (similar to uniprot|P22135 Saccharomyces cerevisiae YJL180C ATP12 Molecular chaperone) encodes MLRGTSKSFRISRSGLTGLRYQAPKVFLSTSRIAGATEGSLKSFVPKPSKSLGETTIENNIKSDTNRLSKTLTKFWEKVDAVHNKDLNQYEVQLDGKTLKTPLGFPLSLPAEKKQLAHLVAHEWANLPDLKVKINALPLTSLSSRAIDLYNVHNNENIDGEMISKVGNVDDIKVNLLRYLDTDTCLIFTILDEYEGQLRSKQDELYFPLIKEFEDYFTAYAKRKGNLLKNDNERVTLNFLDCETDGLSGNRQSITTQNIVMSWMNDLSMYELVALERAILTAKSFLCGASLLRSNCSNETRMKELYQVNKSSPADHYHKTVEELVELGNLEIIFQTEEWGEVEDTHDVDKVDWLRHLSSSALLTY; translated from the coding sequence ATGCTCAGAGGAACTAGCAAATCCTTCAGAATATCAAGATCGGGACTAACCGGGTTGCGTTATCAAGCGCCAAAGGTGTTTTTATCTACGTCAAGAATAGCTGGTGCTACCGAAGGTTCTCTTAAATCTTTTGTTCCAAAGCCATCAAAATCGTTAGGCGAAACTACCATAGAAAACAATATTAAGTCGGATACTAACAGATTATCTAAGACTTTGACTAAGTTTTGGGAAAAGGTTGATGCTGTTCATAATAAAGATTTGAACCAATATGAAGTGCAATTAGATGGGAAGACATTGAAGACTCCATTAGGCTTTCCATTATCATTACCGGCCGAGAAAAAACAACTTGCCCATCTTGTTGCACACGAGTGGGCAAATTTGCCAGATTTGAAGGTGAAAATTAATGCATTACCTTTGACATCACTTTCTTCTCGTGCCATCGACTTGTACAATGTCCACAATAACGAGAATATTGACGGTGAAATGATCTCCAAAGTTGGAAATGTCGACGACATCAAAGTTAACTTGTTGAGGTATCTTGACACTGATACATGCTTAATTTTTACTATATTGGATGAGTATGAAGGTCAGTTGAGAAGCAAACAAGATGAGTTATATTTCCCATTAATCAAGGAGTTTGAAGACTATTTCACAGCCTATGCTAAGAGAAAGGgtaatttattgaaaaacgACAATGAAAGAGTGACCCTCAACTTTTTAGATTGTGAGACAGACGGTTTAAGTGGTAACAGGCAATCAATTACTACGCAGAATATTGTCATGAGTTGGATGAACGATTTATCAATGTACGAATTAGTTGCCTTAGAGAGAGCTATTTTAACGGCCAAATCATTTTTGTGTGGTGCATCATTGTTACGTTCGAACTGCTCGAACGAGACTagaatgaaagaattgtaTCAGGTAAATAAATCTTCTCCAGCTGATCATTACCATAAGACCGTTGAAGAACTTGTCGAATTAGGTAACTTAGAGATCATTTTCCAAACTGAAGAATGGGGTGAAGTTGAAGATACGCACGATGTTGATAAAGTTGATTGGCTCAGACACTTATCGAGTAGTGCTTTATTAACctattaa